From a single Miscanthus floridulus cultivar M001 chromosome 8, ASM1932011v1, whole genome shotgun sequence genomic region:
- the LOC136470411 gene encoding secreted RxLR effector protein 161-like: protein MKKEFDMSDLGILCFYLGIEVRQDASGIALRQTHYTKRILKLGGITGYNPAHTPIEEWLKLSRDSTAEEVDFTHYRWLIGSLSYLVHTRPDLAFVVRYVSRFMERPTMEHLQAIKVHPSLRGRAPSTTVFTMAGPPIQRASSATSDSDLVGDVDTSKSTTGTMFFLGGCLVSWQSLKQKVVALSSCEAEYIASTTAATQGTMAVKDAGRAPWQDCGCG, encoded by the coding sequence ATGAAGAAGGAGTTCGACATGAGTGACCTCGGCATCCTATGCTTCTACCTTGGCATCGAAGTGCGCCAAGACGCCAGCGGCATCGCCCTCCGCCAAACCCACTACACCAAGCGCATCCTCAAGCTCGGTGGCATAACGGGCTACAATCCAGCCCACACCCCGATAGAGGAGTGGCTCAAGCTCAGTCGGGACAGCACGGCGGAGGAGGTTGACTTCACACACTACCGGTGGCTTATTGGGAGCTTAAGCTACCTGGTCCATACCCGGCCGGACCTTGCGTTCGTCGTCAGGTACGTAAGTCGGTTCATGGAGCGGCCCACGATGGAGCATCTGCAGGCCATCAAAGTGCATCCATCGCTACGTGGCAGGGCACCCTCGACTACGGTCTTCACTATGGCAGGGCCCCCAATACAGCGCGCTTCATCGGCTACTAGCGATAGCGACCTCGTAGGCGATgtggacaccagcaagagcacaacTGGGACTATGTTCTTCCTCGGTGGCTGCTTGGTCAGTTGGCAGTCcctcaagcagaaggtggtggccctCTCGAGCTGTGAAGCAGAGTACATCGCCAGTACCACTGCAGCAACTCAAGGCACTATGGCTGTCAAGGATGCTGGCAGAGCTCCTTGGCAGGATTgtggatgtggttga
- the LOC136474393 gene encoding uncharacterized protein, with protein sequence MEASPANIQKCVGVAIFDFSENGLTALKWAHDFIKLPVGYKLCIIRIRQVDGRSPREFPDGPPLDSFDKMESPFIKEAQDDMHRHRIIEFQTLAKDFCKAIFGKIYEGAHIQETLQYAINNLPGLETLIVGCAGANTAGSRTIPTAIELQLLYGCSIVMAKIRLAPSDPRIASETMPEAPTRDEDVPRCRSLMPAVAPVPAPPSGRSGSAGQY encoded by the exons ATGGAGGCTAGCCCAGCCAATATTCAGAAATGTGTAGGGGTGGCCATTTTTGACTTCTCCGAGAATGGCCTGACGGCACTGAAGTGGGCACATGACTTTATCAAACTGCCCGTGGGGTACAAGCTCTGCATTATTAGGATCCGACAGGTGGATGGCAGATCTCCACGCGAGTTTCCTGATG GCCCACCACTCGATAGCTTCGACAAAATGGAGAGCCCATTCATAAAGGAAGCCCAAGATGATATGCATAGGCATAGGATTATAGAGTTTCAAACTTTGGCAAAGGACTTCTGTaag GCCATTTTCGGCAAAATCTACGAAGGAGCGCATATTCAGGAAACTCTGCAATACGCCATCAACAACTTGCCTGGCCTCGAGACGCTAATCGTCGGATGTGCGGGAGCAAACACAGCTGG ATCGCGCACTATACCGACGGCGATTGAATTGCAGTTATTATACGGATGCTCTATCGTGATGGCAAAGATCAGGCTCGCTCCCTCCGATCCGCGGATTGCAAGTGAGACCATGCCGGAGGCACCAACCAGGGACGAAGACGTCCCCCGTTGTCGATCCCTTATGCCTGCGGTTGCCCCCGTGCCTGCACCTCCATCCGGGCGGTCGGGTTCGGCCGGCCAGTATTAG